A single region of the Brassica rapa cultivar Chiifu-401-42 chromosome A03, CAAS_Brap_v3.01, whole genome shotgun sequence genome encodes:
- the LOC103861516 gene encoding HVA22-like protein d produces MTKFWTLVTALHTGAGPVVMLVYPLYASVVAMETATKVDDEQWLSYWIIYSFLTLTELILQSLLEWIPIWYSVKLVFVAWLVLPQFHGAAFIYNRLVREQFKKHGVFPHQQSKPKILHSIFPHREGHEAHSH; encoded by the exons atgACCAAGTTTTGGACTTTGGTCACTGCTCTTCATACAGGCGCTGG GCCTGTGGTGATGTTGGTGTATCCATT GTACGCATCGGTGGTAGCGATGGAGACCGCAACTAAAGTTGACGACGAACAGTGGCTATCCTACTGGATCATATACTCGTTCCTCACCCTCACAGAGCTGATTTTGCAATCTCTCCTTGAGTGGATTCCTATTTGGTACTCGGTCAAGCTTGTGTTCGTCGCTTGGTTGGTTCTGCCTCAGTTCCATGGCGCAGCGTTCATCTACAACCGTTTGGTTAGAGAACAGTTCAAGAAACACGGTGTCTTCCCTCACCAACAGTCCAAGCCCAAGATCCTCCACTCCATTTTCCCCCACCgg GAGGGACACGAGGCTCACTCTCACTGA
- the LOC103861522 gene encoding uncharacterized protein LOC103861522, whose product MANCSGDSSDVASQFDILRCPFLRNINEPTNLSFSSSLPFPIPARAGQGPIFEDGPNFDTAFRLFHGQDGVVPLSNSARAEAEKKPEPVFNPLAAKAATISLSSFGPGGPFGFDAFSDMFKNQKRKSDSSKNNKDSSKGGSHEAMSDDWLQTGNCPIAKSYRAVSGVAPLVAKILQPPPGMHYKCPKAIVAARAAISKTAFAKNLRPQPLSSKVLVIGMLGMALNVPLGVWREHTEKFSASWFIALHAAVPFIGILRKSVLMPKMAMVFTIAASVMGQVIGSRAERYRLKSVAQKKMTLSGSPNPSSVEATQMEFPGVASDGRCGDKVVMKWNPMLLEAASPVSTGATNVVC is encoded by the exons ATGGCTAATTGTTCGGGAGACTCTAGTGACGTGGCTTCTCAGTTTGACATTCTCCGATGCCCTTTCTTGAGGAACATCAATGAGCCCACTAAcctctccttctcctcctccttgcCTTTCCCCATCCCT GCACGAGCAGGTCAAGGACCTATATTCGAGGATGGACCCAATTTTGATACGGCGTTTAGGCTTTTCCACGGGCAAGATGGAGTTGTCCCGCTCTCCAACAGCGCTAGAGCTGAAGCTGAGAAGAAGCCAGAGCCTGTGTTCAACCCTCTTGCTGCTAAGGCCGCCACGATTAGTCTCTCATCTTTTGGACCTGGAGGGCCTTTTGGGTTTGATGCTTTTTCTGACATGTTTAAAAACCAAAAGAGAAAGTCTGACTCGTCCAAAAACAACAAGGATTCTTCCAAG GGAGGAAGCCACGAAGCTATGAGTGACGACTGGCTTCAAACTGGAAACTGCCCTATTGCTAAATCCTACCGAGCTGTAAGTGGTGTGGCGCCGCTCGTGGCAAAGATCCTGCAACCACCTCCAGGGATGCATTACAAGTGCCCTAAAGCAATAGTAGCAGCTCGAGCAGCCATATCCAAAACAGCTTTCGCCAAGAACCTCCGCCCACAGCCTTTATCATCCAAAGTACTTGTGATAGGGATGCTCGGCATGGCGCTAAACGTGCCTCTCGGGGTCTGGAGAGAGCACACTGAAAAGTTCTCTGCGTCTTGGTTTATAGCTCTTCACGCAGCGGTTCCGTTCATAGGAATACTGAGGAAGTCAGTGTTGATGCCTAAGATGGCGATGGTGTTTACCATTGCAGCGTCGGTTATGGGGCAGGTGATTGGGTCAAGAGCAGAGAGGTATAGGCTCAAGTCGGTAGCTCAAAAGAAGATGACATTGTCTGGATCACCAAACCCGTCGTCTGTTGAAGCAACTCAGATGGAGTTCCCCGGAGTTGCATCGGATGGAAGGTGCGGTGACAAAGTGGTGATGAAATGGAACCCCATGTTGCTTGAAGCAGCAAGTCCTGTTTCTACCGGAGCAACTAATGTTGTCTGCTAA
- the LOC103861515 gene encoding 60S ribosomal protein L7a-2, giving the protein MAPKKGVKAVTKKKPEKVTNPLFERRPKQFGIGGALPPKKDLTRYIKWPKSIRLQRQKRILKQRLKVPPALNQFTKTLDKNLATSLLKILLKYRPEDKAAKKERLLKKAQAEAEGKPVESKKPIVVKYGLNHVTYLIEQNKAQLVVIAHDVDPIELVVWLPALCRKMEVPYCIIKGKSRLGAIVHQKTAACLCLTTVKNEDKMEFSKVLEAIKANFNDKYEENRKKWGGGIMGSKSQAKTKAKERVLAKEAAQRMN; this is encoded by the exons ATG GCCCCAAAGAAAGGAGTCAAAGCGGTTACCAAGAAGAAACCG GAGAAAGTAACAAACCCACTCTTTGAGAGGCGTCCAAAGCAGTTTGGAATCGGAGGAGCATTGCCACCCAAGAAGGATCTCACGAGATACATCAAATGGCCAAAGTCCATCCGCCTCCAGAGGCAGAAGCGTATTCTTAAGCAGAGGCTTAAGGTCCCACCAGCACTCAACCAGTTCACTAAGACCCTTGACAAGAACTTAG CAACTTCTCTCTTGAAGATTCTCCTCAAGTATAGGCCTGAGGACAAAGCAGCCAAGAAGGAACGTCTTCTCAAAAAGGCTCAGGCCGAGGCCGAGGGAAAGCCTGTTGAATCGAAGAAGCCTATTGTTGTGAAGTATGGTCTTAACCATGTTACATATCTCATTGAGCAG AACAAGGCGCAACTGGTGGTGATTGCTCATGATGTGGATCCGATTGAGTTGGTTGTCTGGTTGCCTGCTCTGTGCAGGAAAATGGAGGTTCCTTACTGCATTATCAAGGGGAAATCAAGATTGGGAGCG ATTGTTCACCAGAAAACAGCAGCTTGCTTGTGTTTGACAACAGTGAAGAACGAGGACAAGATGGAGTTCAGCAAAGTCCTTGAGGCCATTAAG GCAAACTTTAATGACAAATATGAAGAGAACCGGAAGAAGTGGGGAGGAGGGATAATGGGATCCAAATCACAGGCCAAGACAAAGGCTAAAGAGAGAGTTCTAGCCAAGGAAGCTGCTCAGAGGATGAATTAA
- the LOC103861519 gene encoding membrane-anchored ubiquitin-fold protein 3 — MPETEESIDIKFRLDDGSDMGPFRYSSASTVDCLKQRVLSDWPKGKTLVPKGINEVKLISSGKILENNKTVAQCKTPFGEVAGGGVTLMLMHVVVQPSLSKTKTEKKVRKAPKAVICTCTLL, encoded by the exons ATGCCGGAGACAGAGGAGTCAATAGATATAAAATTCAGGCTCGACGATGGATCCGACATGGGCCCATTTCGCTACTCATCTGCCTCTACCGTTGATTGCTTGAAGCAAAGAGTCCTCTCTGATTGGCCCAAAG GCAAAACTCTTGTACCAAAAGGGATCAACGAGGTTAAGCTGATCAGCTCGGGTAAGATTTTGGAGAACAATAAGACCGTTGCCCAGTGTAAGACCCCATTTGGAGAGGTTGCAGGTGGTGGAGTCACTCTCATGCTCATGCACGTTGTTGTACAGCCTTCTctttcaaaaactaaaacag AGAAGAAGGTCCGTAAAGCCCCCAAGGCGGTTATATGCACATGCACCCTTTTGTGA
- the LOC117132639 gene encoding glutathione S-transferase T3-like, translating to MDPRNPYSQSAGYTGLLYSQHDSVNDGNSPFESFPSGSSQIPQFSSQQGEAPTPPAHPPVERGRRHKWTPAEDEMLISAWLNTSKDSIVGNNQKSGTFWKRVGDYFFAALSGGDSVESSEHVHYKQRWHKISNDTSKFCGAFAAAERQISSGQHENDVLKVAHEIFFADQGSKFTLEHAWCVLRFEQKWLNLNSTKAPDSSKRKTVESDSQTTTTSVGEEEIRPEGVKAAKAKRNANGKSVDYYTTVLELRKVDLDRKEKLQKLAILDTLLAKTGPLTEAEEAAKIKLLAKYI from the coding sequence ATGGATCCAAGGAATCCGTATAGCCAGTCTGCTGGTTATACGGGCCTTCTTTACAGTCAACACGATAGTGTTAATGATGGAAACTCTCCTTTTGAGAGTTTTCCTTCTGGATCTTCACAGATCCCTCAATTCAGTTCTCAACAGGGTGAGGCTCCAACTCCACCCGCACATCCACCCGTAGAGCGTGGGAGGAGACACAAATGGACCCCAGCCGAGGACGAGATGCTGATCAGTGCCTGGTTAAATACTTCTAAGGACTCAATTGTAGGGAATAACCAAAAATCAGGCACTTTCTGGAAGCGAGTTGGAGATTATTTCTTCGCAGCTCTTTCTGGTGGAGATAGTGTTGAAAGCAGCGAGCATGTCCACTACAAGCAGAGGTGGCACAAAATAAGCAATGACACTTCCAAGTTTTGTGGTGCATTTGCGGCTGCTGAGAGACAGATATCTAGTGGTCAGCATGAGAACGATGTACTGAAGGTGGCCCATGAAATATTCTTCGCGGACCAGGGGTCCAAATTCACACTGGAGCATGCGTGGTGTGTGTTGAGGTTTGAGCAGAAATGGCTCAACCTCAACAGCACTAAAGCTCCTGATAGTTCTAAGAGGAAAACCGTTGAATCAGATTCCCAAACTACAACCACAAGTGTTGGTGAAGAAGAGATACGTCCTGAAGGTGTAAAGGCTGCAAAAGCTAAACGTAATGCAAATGGGAAGTCTGTTGATTACTATACGACGGTCCTTGAACTGAGGAAGGTGGATTTGGATAGGAAAGAAAAACTCCAGAAGCTAGCCATCTTAGACACTCTCCTAGCAAAAACCGGACCACTCACTGAGGCTGAAGAAGCAGCCAAAATCAAGCTCCTCGCCAAATATATTTAG
- the LOC103861517 gene encoding protein MICRORCHIDIA 7 yields MDTDVKPETIPPYIPRDDTVTLIDLCSSDESDVEEHVAERRYNSVNSVGAKRGRDTSSALDRENVKRGAVENELAVVLPPEGFDQPVPPVNMTHTFPADPCNAFSQMPAAGVSSSGRVGSCKQFWKAGDYEGAPGGNWDLSSGGFDHVRVHPKFLHSNATSHKWALGAFAELLDNALDEVASGATYVNVDMLENKKEGNRMLLIEDNGGGMDPEKMRQCMSLGYSAKSKLANTIGQYGNGFKTSTMRLGADVIVFSRCPGKNGKSATQSIGLLSYTFLRSTGKEDIVVPMLDYEKRDTEWSKIVRSSLSDWDKNVRTIIQWSPFSSEEDLLRQFGLMKNCGTRIIIYNLWEDDHGLLELDFDADPHDIQLRGVNRDEKNIKMAAQFPNSRHFLTFKHSLRSYVSILYLRIPPAFRIILRGKDVEHHNVVNDMMQTEQITYRPQYGADTYVKDSNMSAVVVLGFVKDAKHHVDVQGFNVYHKNRLIKPFWRIWNAAGSDGRGVIGVLEANFVEPAHDKQGFERTTVLSRLETRLVQMQKIYWSTNCHKIGYAPRRYKPVNGYSHRDTSPENDPEGSAPSGIKTRASDKFYSGSYPSYHRGDNGVPGKDSSLYLQEELRREKERSKALEDEVNIAREKIEEMSKEQENLIEIFTEERDRRDGEEENLRKKLEEASNTIEELLNKIRKLEDSKGSSWRR; encoded by the exons ATGGATACCGATGTGAAGCCAGAGACTATACCACCCTACATTCCGCGAGACGACACTGTAACTCTCATCGATCTATGCAGCAGCGATGAGTCCGACGTCGAGGAACATGTTGCCGAACGAAGGTACAATTCTGTGAACTCCGTTGGTGCCAAGAGAGGGCGAGATACTTCCTCTGCACTGGACAGAGAGAATGTGAAGAGAGGAGCGGTGGAGAATGAGTTAGCAGTCGTGTTGCCGCCGGAAGGATTTGACCAACCGGTTCCTCCGGTGAATATGACGCATACTTTCCCGGCGGATCCATGCAATGCCTTCTCGCAGATGCCGGCGGCGGGAGTGTCGTCGTCGGGTAGAGTTGGCAGTTGCAAGCAGTTTTGGAAAGCTGGGGATTATGAAGGAGCGCCTGGTGGTAATTGGGATCTTTCATCAG GTGGCTTTGATCATGTAAGAGTTCATCCCAAGTTTCTACATTCTAATGCTACCAGTCACAAATGGGCTCTTGgag CTTTTGCTGAGCTTTTGGACAATGCTTTGGATGAG GTTGCCAGTGGAGCTACTTATGTTAACGTTGATATGCTTGAAAACAAGAAAGAAGGAAACAGGATGTTATTAATTGAAG ATAATGGAGGTGGGATGGATCCTGAAAAAATGCGACAATGCATGTCTCTAGGATACTCTGCCAAAAGCAAACTTGCAAACACCATTGGACAAT ATGGCAATGGTTTTAAGACGAGTACAATGAGACTTGGAGCTGATGTCATTGTATTCTCACGCTGCCCtggaaaaaatggaaagag CGCTACGCAGAGCATCGGGCTCCTATCATATACATTTCTGAGGAGCACAGGAAAGGAGGATATTGTTGTACCAATG CTTGACTACGAAAAAAGAGACACTGAATGGAGTAAAATAGTCAGGTCTTCCCTTAGTGATTGGGATAAGAACGTGAGGACAATAATTCAATGGTCGCCATTCTCTAGTGAAGAGGATCTTCTTCGTCAG TTTGGTCTAATGAAGAATTGTGGGACAAGGATAATCATATATAACCTGTGGGAAGATGACCATGGGTTGCTGGAACTTGATTTTGATGCTGATCCTCAT GATATCCAACTCAGAGGTGTCAATAGGGATGAGAAAAACATCAAAATGGCTGCTCAGTTTCCTAACTCTAGGCATTTCCTAACCTTCAAACACTCACTAAGG AGTTATGTATCAATCCTCTACCTAAGAATCCCACCTGCATTTCGAATCATACTACGAGGAAAAGATGTTGAGCACCACAACGTAGTGAATGATATGATGCAGACTGAGCAGATCACATATCGACCTCAGTATGGTGCCGATACTTATGTTAAGGATTCAAAT ATGTCTGCTGTTGTGGTTCTCGGATTCGTGAAGGACGCTAAACACCATGTTGATGTTCAAGGCTTTAATGTCTACCACAAAAACCGACTCATCAAG CCATTTTGGAGGATATGGAATGCAGCAGGCAGTGATGGTCGTGGGGTCATTG GTGTCCTGGAAGCTAATTTTGTTGAGCCTGCTCATGATAAGCAAGGCTTTGAGCGTACAACGGTTCTCTCTAGACTCGAAACACGGCTAGTTCAAATGCAAAAGATTTATTG gaGCACCAACTGTCACAAAATTGGCTATGCACCTAGGCGATACAAGCCTGTAAACGGATATAGTCACAGAG ACACATCACCAGAGAATGATCCTGAGGGATCTGCTCCATCAGGCATCAAAACTAGAGCCTCTGACAAATTCTACTCAGGCTCATATCCTAGTTATCATAGAGGGGACAATGGTGTGCCAGGGAAAGATAGTTCACTG TATTTGCAAGAGGAGCTGAGACGTGAGAAAGAGCGTAGCAAGGCACTTGAAGATGAGGTTAATATAGCAAGGGAGAAAATAGAAGAAATGAGCAAAGAGCAAGAGAATCTAATTGAGATATTCACAGAGGAAAGAGATAGGCGTGATGGAGAGGAAGAAAATCTGAGAAAAAAGCTAGAG GAGGCGTCGAATACGATCGAAGAGTTGTTGAATAAGATAAGAAAGCTGGAGGACTCTAAAGGCTCGAGCTGGAGACGTTAG
- the LOC103861520 gene encoding bidirectional sugar transporter SWEET14 — protein sequence MALNVLAFTFGIMGNIISFIVFLAPVPTFVRICKKKSIEGFQSLPYVSALFSAMLWIYYALQKDGSGFLLITINAVGCFIETIYIILFITYANKKARISTLKVLGLLNFLGFAAIILVCELLTKKSNREKVLGGICVGFSVCVFAAPLSIMRVVIRTKSVEFMPFSLSLFLTLSAITWLFYGLAIKDFYVALPNILGAFLGAVQMILYIIFKYYKAPKVDDTEKPKTVQDHSIDMVKLTSTTPVSGDMTVHPQTHAGDLEGQMEKKVTNQIQT from the exons ATGGCTCTAAACGTATTGGCCTTTACATTTGGAATCATGG GCAACATCATATCATTTATCGTTTTCTTGGCGCCAGT GCCAACGTTTGTTAGGATCTGCAAGAAAAAATCTATAGAAGGCTTTCAATCACTTCCCTATGTGTCAGCGCTCTTTAGCGCGATGCTATGGATCTACTACGCACTGCAGAAAGATGGATCAGGCTTCCTTCTGATTACCATAAATGCCGTTGGATGCTTCATCGAAACCATTTACATCATCCTCTTCATAACCTATGCTAACAAGAAAGCTAGA ATTTCAACTTTGAAGGTTCTTGGACTCTTGAATTTCTTGGGTTTTGCCGCTATTATTCTTGTCTGTGAGCTCTTGACCAAAAAGTCGAACCGTGAGAAAGTCCTTGGAGGGATTTGCGTCGGATTTTCTGTTTGCGTCTTCGCAGCACCTTTGAGCATCATG AGAGTGGTGATACGAACAAAGAGTGTGGAGTTTATGCCCTTCTCTCTATCATTGTTTCTTACACTCAGCGCCATTACGTGGCTCTTCTACGGTCTTGCTATCAAAGACTTCTACGTTGCA CTACCAAATATATTGGGTGCATTTCTCGGAGCAGTTCAAATGATTCTCTACATCATATTCAAGTACTACAAGGCTCCAAAAGTTGATGACACAGAGAAACCCAAAACGGTGCAAGATCACTCCATTGACATGGTCAAGCTCACATCAACGACCCCAGTTTCCGGTGATATGACGGTTCATCCTCAAACTCATGCGGGTGATCTAGAGGGTCAGATGGAAAAGAAAGTGACAAACCAAATCCAAACCTAA
- the LOC117133067 gene encoding uncharacterized protein LOC117133067 has product MASSSHYHYNQNDDDDDPFENIFEDFLEIPNILPKPRERKTRIFIERNREEGQDQLWNDYFSETPTFPHNIFRRRFRMNKTLFLRIVHRLEQEVDYFKPSEDATGRSSLTALQKCTAAIRQLAYGGGADTVDEYVRLGETTARKCLHHFTNAIIHLFGDEYLRSPTPEDLQRLLYIGEQRGFPEMVGSIDCMHWEWKNCPAAWKGMYSRGTGKPTIVLEAVADYDLWIWHAFFGAPGTMNDLNILDRSPVFDDVINGIAPQVNFYVNGHPYHLAYYLTDGIYPDWATFIQSIRLPQSEKHSLFAKTQEAVRKDVERAFGVLQARFAVVRNPSNLWDKHKIGNIMRACIILHNMIVEDERAERTQYVVPGYEESEEERFSVNMPSPLGNTMDRRTNVRNRQAHHNLKNDLIENIWTKFRHLPNNM; this is encoded by the coding sequence atggcttcttcttcacatTATCATTATAACCAaaatgacgatgatgatgatccatttgaaaatatttttgaagatttCTTAGAAATCCCAAATATTCTTCCCAAACCGAGAGAGCGAAAAACACGTATCTTTATTGAGAGAAACCGGGAAGAAGGCCAGGACCAGCtttggaatgattattttaGCGAGACTCCCACATTCCCGCACAATATTTTTCGGAGACGGTTTCGAATGAACAAGACATTGTTCTTGCGTATTGTGCATCGTCTCGAGCAAGAAGTGGATTATTTTAAACCTTCAGAAGATGCAACCGGTCGGTCTAGCCTAACCGCGCTCCAAAAATGTACAGCAGCTATTCGTCAGTTGGCGTATGGTGGTGGGGCTGACACCGTTGACGAATATGTCCGACTAGGTGAAACCACAGCTAGAAAATGTTTGCACCATTTTACCAACGCGATCATCCACTTGTTTGGTGATGAATACCTTAGATCTCCTACTCCGGAGGATCTGCAAAGACTACTTTATATTGGGGAACAACGTGGATTTCCGGAAATGGTtggaagcatcgactgtatgcattgggagtggaagaattgcccTGCCGCTTGGAAAGGAATGTATTCACGAGGAACCGGAAAACCGACAATTGTGCTGGAGGCGGTTGCTGACTACGacctttggatatggcacgcgtTTTTTGGAGCACCAGGTACTATGAACGATCTTAATATTCTTGATCgatcacctgtttttgatgacgtTATTAACGGAATAGCACCACAAGTCAACTTCTATGTTAATGGTCATCCATACCATTTGGCCTATTATCTCACTGATGGGATTTATCCTGACTGGGCGACTTTTATTCAATCTATCCGTCTACCACAAAGTGAGAAACATTCATTATTTGCTAAAACCCAAGAAGCTGTTAGGAAAGATGTGGAACGTGCCTTTGGAGTCCTGCAAGCTAGATTTGCAGTCGTCAGAAATCCATCTAATTTATGGGATAAACACAAAATAGGAaatattatgagagcatgtatcatcctccataatatgattgtcgagGATGAACGGGCAGAAAGGACACAATATGTGGTTCCTGGATATGAAGAAAGTGAAGAGGAAAGATTTTCCGTCAATATGCCTTCGCCACTCGGTAATACAATGGATCGTCGAACAAACGTTCGCAATAGACAAGCCcatcataatttaaaaaatgatttgattgaaaatatttggaCTAAATTTAGGCATCTTCCAAATAACAtgtaa